Proteins co-encoded in one Flavivirga eckloniae genomic window:
- a CDS encoding DUF2911 domain-containing protein, with translation MKKILLIALALTFSFSVNAQVKTPQPSPFSKQEQKVGLTDVTIEYSRPSMKGRTIFGNLVPYGKLWRTGANKNTTITFSDDATIDGQTLKAGSYAIFVKPDAESWEVIFYADTNNWGTPREWDEAKVAAKTSAQVFKLPVKIETFTMSFDDLSNSAATLGLMWEDVYVGVKFEVPTDKAVVASIEGAMNGPSANEYYSAAAYYLAEGKDVKEAVKWIDKAVEMTKDKPRFWFLRKQSLIHAKAGDKKGAISAAKKSLEGAEKAGNADYVKMNKDSLKEWGAL, from the coding sequence ATGAAAAAAATACTATTAATCGCCTTGGCACTTACATTTTCTTTTAGTGTAAATGCGCAGGTTAAAACACCACAACCTAGTCCGTTTTCTAAACAAGAGCAAAAGGTTGGTTTAACAGACGTAACTATAGAGTACTCAAGACCTAGTATGAAAGGTCGTACGATTTTTGGAAATTTAGTACCTTATGGAAAGCTTTGGAGAACTGGAGCTAACAAAAACACGACCATTACTTTTAGTGATGATGCCACTATTGACGGACAGACACTTAAAGCTGGATCGTATGCTATTTTTGTAAAACCTGACGCGGAATCGTGGGAGGTTATATTTTATGCAGATACGAATAACTGGGGAACACCTCGTGAATGGGATGAAGCTAAAGTTGCCGCTAAAACAAGTGCACAAGTTTTTAAACTACCAGTAAAAATTGAAACGTTTACTATGTCGTTTGATGACTTAAGCAATAGTGCTGCTACTTTAGGTTTAATGTGGGAAGATGTATATGTAGGTGTTAAGTTTGAAGTGCCAACAGACAAGGCTGTAGTAGCTAGTATAGAGGGCGCTATGAATGGACCAAGTGCCAACGAGTACTATTCTGCTGCTGCATATTATTTAGCAGAAGGTAAGGATGTTAAAGAAGCTGTAAAGTGGATCGACAAGGCTGTTGAGATGACAAAAGATAAGCCTCGTTTTTGGTTTTTAAGAAAGCAGTCTTTAATCCATGCAAAAGCTGGAGATAAAAAAGGTGCTATTTCTGCTGCTAAGAAATCTTTAGAAGGTGCTGAGAAAGCTGGAAATGCAGATTACGTAAAAATGAATAAAGATTCCCTAAAAGAATGGGGAGCTCTGTAA
- a CDS encoding MIP/aquaporin family protein produces the protein MKKYYSEIIGTFGMIFCGCGAMTINEITNGSISHVGVAATWGLIVMAMIYAFGEISGAHFNPAVTIAFAFAKKFSWKEVPKYILAQAIGAILACFVLWFLFPESQFLGETTPAEGFPPYKAAVLEFLLTFFLMVVIINVSTGSKEIGTMAAIAVGGVILLEAMFAGPMTKASMNPIRSIAPALFTGNFQYLWLYITAPILGAITAVSSCKLVKNDNCC, from the coding sequence ATGAAAAAATATTACTCTGAAATAATTGGAACATTTGGTATGATATTTTGTGGCTGTGGAGCTATGACAATAAACGAAATTACAAATGGTAGCATATCTCATGTTGGTGTTGCTGCTACCTGGGGACTTATTGTTATGGCCATGATTTACGCTTTTGGTGAAATTTCCGGAGCACATTTTAATCCTGCCGTTACTATTGCCTTTGCCTTTGCAAAAAAGTTTTCGTGGAAAGAAGTTCCTAAATATATACTGGCACAAGCTATTGGTGCCATTTTAGCATGTTTTGTTTTATGGTTTTTGTTTCCAGAAAGTCAATTTTTAGGAGAAACCACACCAGCTGAAGGTTTTCCACCATACAAAGCTGCTGTTTTGGAATTTTTGCTCACCTTTTTCCTTATGGTCGTTATTATTAATGTTTCTACCGGTAGTAAAGAAATTGGCACCATGGCAGCCATTGCTGTTGGTGGTGTTATTCTTTTGGAGGCCATGTTTGCAGGTCCTATGACCAAAGCATCCATGAACCCAATACGTTCTATAGCCCCAGCATTATTTACTGGTAATTTTCAATATTTATGGCTCTATATCACAGCACCAATTCTCGGAGCCATAACCGCAGTTTCAAGTTGTAAACTTGTAAAAAACGATAATTGCTGCTAA
- the folE gene encoding GTP cyclohydrolase I FolE: MNIETKTNGYKLNGFSTEDIGDDHLYTGLETPMKVDAFKLNDSEKKARIAILFEEIMDVMGLDLTDDSLKGTPQRVAKMYIDEIFSGLNPKNKPKVALFDNKYKYNQMLVEKNMTFYSNCEHHFVPIIGKAHVAYISSGKVIGLSKLNRIVQYYSKRPQVQERLTNQIANELKNILNTEDIAVIIDAKHLCVSSRGIKDDTSATVTAYYGGQFDTPEKIRELQNYLNN, encoded by the coding sequence ATGAATATTGAAACTAAAACAAATGGTTACAAATTAAATGGTTTTTCAACAGAAGATATTGGAGACGACCATTTATATACAGGACTAGAAACTCCAATGAAAGTAGATGCTTTTAAACTAAATGATTCTGAAAAGAAAGCGCGTATTGCTATTTTATTCGAAGAGATTATGGACGTTATGGGGTTAGATTTAACAGACGATTCCTTAAAGGGAACACCACAGCGTGTTGCAAAAATGTACATAGATGAAATATTTTCTGGTTTAAACCCAAAAAACAAACCTAAGGTCGCCTTGTTTGACAATAAATATAAGTACAACCAAATGTTAGTTGAAAAAAACATGACGTTCTACTCTAATTGCGAGCATCATTTTGTACCTATAATCGGTAAAGCACATGTGGCATATATATCTTCTGGCAAAGTTATTGGGCTGTCTAAACTTAATCGTATTGTACAGTATTACTCAAAACGTCCACAAGTTCAAGAGCGGTTAACAAACCAAATCGCTAATGAATTGAAAAACATTTTAAATACAGAAGATATAGCCGTTATAATTGACGCAAAACATTTATGTGTTTCATCCAGAGGTATAAAAGATGATACTTCTGCTACCGTAACAGCATATTATGGAGGGCAATTCGATACTCCAGAAAAAATAAGAGAATTACAAAACTATTTAAATAATTAA
- a CDS encoding helix-turn-helix transcriptional regulator: MKNNIKVQRAIYDMTQADLAERIGVSRQTINAMEKNKYVPSTVLSLKIAKLFKKSVEEIFFLEDED; this comes from the coding sequence ATGAAGAATAATATTAAAGTACAACGTGCTATTTACGACATGACTCAAGCAGATTTAGCAGAAAGAATTGGAGTAAGCAGGCAAACCATAAATGCCATGGAAAAAAACAAATACGTACCATCAACTGTACTTTCCCTAAAAATAGCAAAACTCTTTAAAAAATCTGTTGAAGAGATTTTCTTTCTGGAAGACGAGGATTAA